Proteins encoded by one window of Azospirillum brasilense:
- a CDS encoding L,D-transpeptidase family protein, with protein MEITVRLEDPPSAGRLDWPGGSFRCVLGRGGIRADKREGDGATPVGRFALRRVLWRPDRLERPETGLPASPIALDDGWCDDPADPAYNRPVKRPYTASHEELWRDDHVYDVIVVMGHNDDPVVPGLGSAVFMHVARPDRAPTAGCVALPLPDLLRLLKDCAPGTALTVADPAG; from the coding sequence ATGGAGATCACGGTTCGTCTTGAGGACCCGCCGTCCGCAGGCCGTCTCGACTGGCCCGGCGGGTCGTTCCGCTGCGTGCTGGGCCGCGGCGGCATCCGCGCCGACAAGCGGGAGGGCGACGGCGCCACCCCGGTCGGGCGCTTCGCGCTGCGCCGCGTGCTGTGGCGCCCCGACCGGCTGGAGCGGCCGGAGACGGGCCTGCCGGCGTCGCCCATCGCGCTCGACGACGGCTGGTGCGACGATCCGGCGGACCCCGCCTACAACCGCCCGGTCAAGCGTCCCTACACCGCCAGCCACGAGGAGCTGTGGCGCGACGACCATGTCTACGACGTCATCGTGGTGATGGGGCACAACGACGACCCGGTGGTGCCGGGCCTGGGCAGCGCCGTGTTCATGCATGTGGCGCGGCCCGACCGGGCGCCGACGGCGGGCTGCGTCGCGCTGCCCCTGCCGGACCTGCTGCGGCTTCTCAAGGACTGCGCGCCGGGCACCGCGCTGACCGTGGCTGACCCGGCGGGCTAG
- a CDS encoding YggS family pyridoxal phosphate-dependent enzyme: MSASHTDTPDGTVTARLEAVRRSIQDGCAAGGRAPGAVTLVAVSKTHPVEAVEEALAAGQRVFGENRVQEAKAKFPALRERFPDLELHLIGPLQTNKVKDAVALFDVIQTVDRPKLAEALAEEMVRSGRRPRCLIEVNTGEEPQKAGIPPAELDAFLAACRDRWHLPVTGLMCIPPVDEEPAMHFALLADMARRAGLPEVSMGMSGDYETAIRFGATHVRVGTAIFGARPYPAAG, translated from the coding sequence ATGTCCGCTTCGCACACCGACACACCAGACGGCACCGTCACGGCCCGGCTCGAAGCCGTCCGCCGCTCCATCCAGGACGGCTGCGCCGCCGGCGGGCGCGCTCCCGGCGCGGTGACCCTGGTCGCCGTCTCCAAGACCCACCCGGTCGAGGCGGTGGAGGAGGCTCTGGCCGCCGGCCAGCGCGTGTTCGGCGAGAACCGCGTGCAGGAGGCCAAGGCGAAGTTCCCCGCGCTGCGCGAACGCTTCCCGGACCTGGAGCTGCACCTGATCGGCCCGCTCCAGACCAACAAGGTCAAGGACGCGGTGGCGCTGTTCGACGTGATCCAGACGGTGGATCGGCCCAAGCTGGCCGAGGCGCTCGCCGAGGAGATGGTGCGCAGCGGGCGACGCCCGCGCTGCCTGATCGAGGTCAACACCGGCGAGGAGCCGCAGAAGGCCGGCATCCCACCGGCGGAGCTGGACGCCTTCCTGGCCGCCTGCCGGGACCGCTGGCACCTGCCGGTGACCGGGCTGATGTGCATCCCGCCGGTCGACGAGGAGCCGGCGATGCATTTCGCCCTGCTCGCCGACATGGCGCGCCGCGCCGGCCTGCCCGAGGTCAGCATGGGGATGAGCGGCGATTACGAGACGGCGATCCGCTTCGGCGCCACCCATGTGCGGGTCGGCACGGCGATCTTCGGCGCCCGCCCCTATCCCGCCGCCGGATAG
- a CDS encoding porin has protein sequence MKRSLVTGCAAIAIIACSGVASAQTKFEVKIGGDAFFQGAYVEQDRDEGTRSTEFANRFRVVVTPVATADNGLEYGGRVRMRAANGASNVRTMDADRAFIFVNSGFGTLQAGTINGLSDEFGIIGPNVEGIAGGPDNNTVEFLNGSSTYGLLPTTTNNFRALASGDVGTKIIYLTPTIAGFQGGVSYMPRSGDSHTSINRRQDNGGFQDVVEAGGTYTNEFGGFSVAASAFYQFGDAVDNGVGAAATRFEKLSSVHAGLNVGYGDFKIGGSYAYSGDSGYDKSITTKQKQDIWIVGAQYTTGPLILAANYSHSRGNDVETQTTPAKADLYQAGVTYTVAPGLTTGLEYSYLDLKTDAVGLDDRAHIVMIDTRLAF, from the coding sequence ATGAAGCGTTCTCTTGTTACGGGCTGCGCAGCCATCGCGATCATCGCCTGCAGCGGCGTGGCTTCCGCCCAGACCAAGTTCGAGGTCAAGATCGGCGGCGACGCCTTCTTCCAGGGCGCCTATGTCGAACAGGACCGTGACGAAGGCACCCGCTCTACGGAGTTCGCCAACCGCTTCCGCGTGGTCGTCACGCCGGTCGCCACGGCCGACAACGGGCTGGAGTACGGCGGCCGCGTCCGCATGCGCGCCGCCAACGGCGCCAGCAACGTCCGCACGATGGACGCCGACCGCGCCTTCATCTTCGTGAACAGCGGCTTCGGCACCCTGCAGGCCGGCACGATCAACGGCCTGTCGGACGAGTTCGGCATCATCGGCCCGAACGTCGAGGGCATCGCCGGCGGTCCGGACAACAACACGGTGGAGTTCCTCAACGGCTCGTCGACCTACGGCCTGCTGCCGACCACCACCAACAACTTCCGCGCCCTCGCCTCAGGCGATGTCGGCACCAAGATCATCTACCTGACCCCGACCATCGCCGGCTTCCAGGGCGGCGTCTCCTACATGCCGCGCTCCGGCGACTCGCACACCTCGATCAACCGTCGCCAGGACAACGGCGGTTTCCAGGATGTCGTCGAGGCCGGCGGCACCTACACCAACGAGTTCGGCGGCTTCAGCGTCGCGGCCAGCGCCTTCTACCAGTTTGGCGATGCGGTCGATAACGGCGTCGGCGCCGCCGCCACCCGCTTCGAGAAGCTCAGCTCGGTTCATGCCGGCCTGAACGTCGGCTACGGCGATTTCAAGATCGGCGGCAGCTACGCCTACAGCGGCGACAGCGGCTACGACAAGTCGATCACGACGAAGCAGAAGCAGGATATCTGGATCGTCGGCGCCCAGTACACCACGGGTCCGTTGATCCTGGCCGCCAACTACTCGCATTCGCGTGGCAACGACGTCGAAACCCAAACGACTCCGGCCAAGGCTGACCTGTATCAGGCCGGCGTTACCTACACCGTCGCGCCCGGCCTGACCACGGGTCTGGAGTACAGCTATCTCGACCTGAAGACCGATGCCGTGGGGCTCGACGACCGCGCGCACATCGTCATGATCGACACCCGTCTGGCCTTCTGA
- a CDS encoding porin, which translates to MNRYLLAGCAAAALALGAGAANAQAKFEVKVGGDAYFEGGYVNEDRDEGARSVDFRNRFRVIVTPTAKADNGLEYGGRIRMRANSGANNARTMDADRGYIFAQGAFGQVQMGVTNSFNDATYVTAPQDYLQLGIYDGVAAWIGQTSDIGGGLAGLNGSLLSQSLVVENNATKIVYFSPRFAGLQVGASYTPRNDDSHASVNRADLTPVTATGRGFSTTFEDLVEVGANYSNTFGGVSLKASAGYYWGNAAGTTTVGASVEDLNAWQVGAQVGYAGFSLGGSYTDFGESGQIQTATSDNEKSRLWVVGAQYTAGPIVVGANYKNGKDAGSLYTAGSRKLEVYEFGAGYTVAPGLTLQAQYDYFKADSDLSTAAVDLDNDGHVVLLRTVLAF; encoded by the coding sequence ATGAACCGTTATCTGCTCGCGGGCTGCGCCGCTGCCGCTCTGGCTCTGGGTGCCGGCGCCGCCAACGCTCAGGCCAAGTTTGAAGTCAAGGTCGGCGGCGACGCCTACTTCGAAGGCGGCTACGTCAACGAAGACCGCGACGAGGGTGCCCGTTCGGTTGACTTCCGCAACCGCTTCCGCGTCATCGTGACCCCGACCGCCAAGGCCGACAACGGCCTGGAGTACGGCGGCCGCATCCGTATGCGCGCCAACTCGGGCGCCAACAACGCCCGCACGATGGACGCCGACCGCGGCTACATCTTCGCGCAGGGCGCGTTCGGTCAGGTCCAGATGGGCGTGACCAACTCCTTCAACGACGCCACCTACGTCACCGCTCCGCAGGATTACCTGCAGCTCGGCATCTATGACGGCGTCGCGGCCTGGATCGGCCAGACCTCGGACATCGGTGGCGGCCTCGCCGGTCTGAACGGCTCGCTCCTGAGCCAGTCGCTGGTCGTCGAGAACAACGCGACCAAGATCGTGTACTTCTCGCCGCGCTTCGCCGGCCTGCAGGTGGGCGCCAGCTACACCCCGCGCAACGACGACTCGCACGCCTCGGTCAACCGCGCCGACCTGACCCCGGTCACCGCCACCGGCCGCGGCTTCTCGACCACGTTCGAGGACCTCGTCGAAGTCGGTGCCAACTACAGCAACACCTTCGGCGGCGTTTCGCTGAAGGCCAGCGCTGGCTACTACTGGGGCAACGCCGCCGGCACGACCACGGTCGGCGCCAGCGTCGAGGACCTGAACGCCTGGCAGGTTGGCGCCCAGGTTGGCTACGCCGGCTTCTCGCTCGGCGGTTCGTACACCGACTTCGGTGAGTCGGGCCAGATCCAGACCGCGACCTCGGACAACGAGAAGAGCCGCCTCTGGGTTGTCGGCGCTCAGTACACCGCCGGCCCGATCGTCGTCGGCGCCAACTACAAGAACGGCAAGGACGCTGGCAGCCTCTACACCGCCGGCAGCCGCAAGCTGGAAGTCTACGAGTTCGGCGCGGGCTACACCGTCGCTCCGGGCCTGACCCTGCAGGCTCAGTACGACTACTTCAAGGCCGACAGCGACCTGAGCACGGCCGCTGTGGACCTGGACAACGACGGTCACGTCGTCCTGCTCCGTACGGTCCTGGCGTTCTAA